CGCGCGGCTGAGACCCCTTGCCCCCCGGCCCCCGGACGCTTAGACAGAGCGTCAAATCGTGACAAATGCGCCGCGCGCAAAGGGTGAACATGGCCAAAGGCTCCTCAAGCATTTCGAAAACCGCCGTCTGGATTCTGATGGGTCTGTTGATCCTGGGTCTGGGAGGGTTTGGCGCCACCAGCCTGTCGGGCAACATCCGTACCATCGGGACCGTTGGCGACATGCCTGTGTCGGTGGACAGCTATGCGCGCCAGTTGCAACAGGAAATGCAGGCGGTCCAGCAACAGACAGGCCAACCTTTGCCCTTTGCGCAGGCACAACAAATCGGGCTCGACCGCGCGGTGCTTCAACGGGTGATCGCAACGCGCGCGCTGGATCATGAAGCCGCCCAGATGGGCCTGTCGATCGGAGATGCGACCCTGCGCGACCGGATTCTTGAAATATCCGCTTTTCGCGGCGTGGACGGGACCTTTGATCGCGACGGATATCGCTTTGCGTTGGAACAAAACGGCGTGACCGAGGCGCAGTTCGAAACACAGCTGCGCGAAGAAGTGTCCCGCACCTTGATCCAGGGAGCGATCCTGAACGGTGTCGTCATGCCTGATGCCTATGTGGAAACACTGGTGAACTTCGTCGGGGAGCAGCGCAGTTTCACATGGACCCGTCTGGGAGAGGCGGATTTGGCGACCCCCATTCCAGTTGCCGACGATGTCACCTTGCGTACGCATTATGACGCGAATATCGACGCTTTCATGCTGCCTGAGACCAAGCAGATCACCTATGCGATCCTGAGCCCGGATTCGTTGATTGACGAGGTCGAGATCGCCGAGGCTGAACTGCGCGAAGCTTATGATCAGCGCAGCGCTGAATTTGACCAGCCCGAACGTCGGCTTGTGGAACGTCTCGCCTATCTGGATGAGACAGGCGCGAATGATGCCAAGGCCGCTCTTGAGGTCGGAAACAGTTTCGAAGGTCTGGTAGAGGCGCGCGGCCTGACGCTTGCGGATATTGATCTGGGGGATGTGACTGAGGCAGAACTCGCCGACGCCGGTGCTGAGGTGTTTGCGGCGGAAGTTGGCGCAATTGTGGGTCCGCTTCCGAGCTCTTTGGGACCTGCCCTTTATCGCGTAAATGCGGTTCTTCCTGCTCAGTTTGTACCATTTGAAGACGCGCAATCCATCCTGCGTCCAGAGCTCGCGGCAGATCGCGCGCGCCGGCTGGTTGAGGCACAGGCGGAAAATCTGGACGATCTTCTGGCGGGCGGCGCCACGCTCGAAGAATTGGCAACGGACAGCGACATGATTTTGGGCAGCATTGACTGGACCCTTGAAAGCACAGATGGCATTGCAGCTTACGAAGCATTCCGGCGCGCAGCCAACGCGGTCACGGTAGAGGACTTCCCGGAGATTGAGCAAGTGGAAGACGGCGGGTTGTTTGCCCTGCGTCTGGACGCGGTTTTGCCGCCCCGCCCGGCCCCGTTCGAACAGGCACGTGCAGACGTCTTGACCCATTGGCAAGCCGGCGAGATCGAGGCCAGCCTGACGGCTCAAATTGAAACGCAATTACCGCAACTGCGCGAAGGTGCGGAGTTTGCGACACTGGGCCTGGATGCCGTGCGCGAAGAAAACCTGTTACGCAGTAGCTTTGTAGGCGGCACACCGACCGGTTTCATGTCGGATGTTTTTGATATGGATGTCGGAGATGTCGCTGTAATGCAGGACGACGCCGCCATTGTGATCGTACGTCTGGATGAAATTGCCGCACCTGAAGAGAACGAGGATACCGCGACCCTGCGCATGCAGTTGGAACAGCAGGCGGGTCAGGCTCTTGCGCAGGACGTCTATGAAATCTTTTCAAATGATGTGACCCTGCGTGCCAACCCGCAAATCAATCCGCAGGCCTTGCAGGCGGTCCATGTGAATTTCCCCTGATCTATGGCACTAATCCCAGAGTTTAAGGCCTTTGAGACCGCCTACGCAGCAGGGCGTAATCAAATTGTCTACACGCGGCTGGCCGCGGATCTGGACACGCCTGTTTCCTTGATGCTCAAGCTGACCGGGGCAAAAAAAGACGCCTTTGTTCTGGAATCGGTGACGGGCGGCGAAGTGCGCGGACGCTATTCGATCATCGGTATGAAACCAGATCTGATCTGGCGGTGTCACGGGACGCAGAGCGAAATCAACCGCGCTGCGCGCTATGACGCGGAAGCGTTTACCCCGCAGGACGGCAATCCGCTGGATGGGCTGCGCACGCTTCTGAGCGAAAGCAAAATTGATCTGCCCGATGACTTGCCACAGGCGGCAGCGGGGCTTTTCGGCTATCTTGGCTATGACATGGTGCGGCTGGTGGAACATCTGCCAGACATTAACCCGGACCCGCTGGGCTTGCCGGATGCTGTGATGATGCGCCCTTCCGTGGTGGCTGTGTTGGACGGTGTGAAGGGCGAGGTGACCGTCGTCTCTCCCGCTTGGGTCTCAGATGGGCAATCCGCCCGCGCGGCCTATGCGCAGGCCGCCGAACGCGTCATGGATGCAGTCCGAGATCTCGAACGCGCCATGCCCGTTGCGACCCGTGACCTTGGTGAGGCGGACACGCCCGGCGATCCGATTAGTAATTTCACCCATGACGGGTATAAATCAGCCGTCGAAAAAGCGCGCGATTATATCCGCGCCGGTGATATCTTTCAGGTGGTGCCTGCACAGCGCTGGACGCAGGATTTCAAGCAGGATCCCTTTGCGCTCTATCGCAGCCTGCGGCGTACAAATCCTTCGCCCTTCATGTTTTATTTCAACTTCGGCGGCTTTCAGGTGATCGGTGCCAGCCCCGAAATTCTGGTGCGTGTCTTTGGCAAAGAGGTCACCATTCGACCAATCGCCGGAACGCGCCCGCGCGGCGCCACGCCTGAAGAAGACAACGCCTTGGAAGCCGATCTGCTGGCCGATCAAAAAGAGCTCGCCGAACACTTGATGCTTTTGGATCTGGGCCGCAATGATGTGGGTCGTGTTGCCAAGATTGGCACCGTTCGCCCCACCGAAGAATTCATCGTCGAGCGCTATAGCCATGTGATGCACATCGTATCCAACGTGGTGGGCGAATTGCACGACGACAAGGACGCGCTGGACGCGTTTTTCGCTGGTATGCCTGCGGGCACAGTATCCGGCGCGCCCAAGGTGCGTGCGATGGAGATCATCGACGAGTTGGAACCTGAAAAACGCGGTGTCTACGGGGGCGGCGTTGGCTATTTCAGCGCGGGCGGCGATATGGATATGTGCATCGCGCTGCGCACCGCCGTGGTGCAGGATCAAAAGCTTTACATTCAGGCCGGGGGGGGCGTCGTCTATGACAGCGACCCGGAGGCCGAGTTTCAGGAAACCGTGCATAAATCCAACGCGATAAGGCGCGCAGCAGCCGATGCCGCGCGGTTCTCAGGCGAGGGCAACACCTGATCCATGCCCAATGCGCCCTTTGAGATTGCCGGAAAAAGGATCGCGCGGGGCAGCAGCGAGACCGTGCACTTGCCGGTTTCAACAATGCCGGATCATACGCCGGTCAACCTGTCGGTGCAGGTGCATCATGGCAAACGTATTGGGCCAACGCTCTTTGTATCGGCGGCGGTGCATGGCGACGAGGTGATCGGTGTGGAGATCGTCAGGCGTCTGTTGCGCGCTCCCCAGCTTCGCTCGTTGCGCGGGACTCTGCTGGTTGTGCCTGTGGTGAACTCATTCGGGTTTTTGAACCGTTCTCGATACCTGCCGGACCGACGCGATCTCAATCGTTGTTTTCCCGGCCATCCCTCGGGCTCGCTGGGCTCCCGTTTGGCCCATATTTTTCTCAACGAGGTGGTACTGCGCTGCGATGTTGGGATTGATTTGCATTCCGCGGCCATCCACCGCACCAACCTGCCGCAGATCCGGGTGTCTCCTCGTGATGAGGCCACGCAGAAAATGGCTGCGGCTTTTGGCGCACCGGTGGTTTTGACGTCGCCGCTACGCGAGGGATCGCTGCGTGCTGAGGCGGCTGAGCGCGGCACGCCAGTCCTGCTTTATGAAGCGGGCGAAGGTCTTCGCTTTGATGAAATGGCAGTGCGCGCAGGCGTCATGGGCATCCTTCGGGTCATGCGCGGCCTCGGCATGGTGGCAGCCAAGGGCGTCGCCAGAGCCAAGGTTGAACCCTATTACTGCAAATCCTCCACGTGGCTGCGCGCACCCGCCGGTGGATTGCTGCGCACATTCCGTGCAGAAGGCGAAACGGTGGAAACGGGAGATGTGCTGGCAACAGTATCCGATCCATTTGGTGGCAAGGAAACGGACTTGCTGGCCCCCTCACCGGGAATTTTGATCGGCCGCGCCATTCTGCCTGTGGTCAATGAGGGGGATGCGGTTTTCCATCTGGCCGCCCTGAACCCGCGTGTCTCGGAAGACACCGTCGAAGATCTGGCAACTCAGTTGGAAACTGATCCGCTTTTTGACGAAGACGAGATCATCTGACCGCTTGTCGGGGATGTATTTGCAAATTGCGCTATTGGCTTTGCAAAGCCGCAGAGACAGGCACCAGCGCCACGGTTTTGGCCCGGTCTTGCAAACCCCAGATCAAGAGCGCAGAAATCGTGTCTTCACGCAGACGGCCCAGCATGATCACGCCGCCCTCGCGCCCTGCTTTGAATGCAGCCTGATCGAGAAACCGTCGAATGACCGTGGGCGTTTGTTCAGCGCTGTCAAAGTCGCGAAAGACAACCGCTGAGGGAACCCCTGATTTCGCGGCCAGCTTCTGCACAGTATTCAAGCCCTGGTTCTGCGTTACAAAGCCATGTCCGGTCTGCGCCAATATCTCGGTCACCTGTTCCGCCGCATCGCGCGTGCCTTGCAGGCCTTCGCCAACGCCCTCCAAGACGCCCACCGCTTCGGGGACCATCTCAAGAGCTGCGGCGAGCGTGACTTCGGCATCGCGCGCCGTCGCACCGCTGGGTAAATCAATCAGAGCCAGCACCTCGAAACCTTCGGCACGATATGCAGCCATGCGGTCCTGCGCGTCGGGCAGGTTCGTGTCCACCGCGAAACTGATCGGATAAGGAAAGCTGCGCAATGCAGGTAATCCTATGGTATCGCGCGACAAATTCACCCCTTCATCCATAAGAACAATCGCCATCACCGGTTTGTCGCCTGTATTGTCAAACGCGGCTGCAAACTTCTCAACCGGGCGCAGGGCGCGCGCAGCACCTTCATTTGTCTGACCCGCCTCCGATATCTCGCCCGTTGCGTCGCCATCGGCATCTCCCGCGAGCGTTGGCAATCTGTTCACTTCGACTTCTGGCGCGAGGTTCCCAACCGTGCCTTCGGATCCCTTGAGCGCCAGCATCTGATCCTCTGGCAACGGGTCTGATTGTGGTTGCGGTGCAGGCTCCGCATCAAAAGGCCCCGAACCGATCTGCGGCACAGGCGCTGTTCCAATGACGGGCGAGACGGTGATCTCTTCTGAAACCGGGGAGTCGGGTGACGTGACAGGTGACATTGAGGGTTGCGATTGTTGCGCCTGCGCTGTTTCAGCCTCAGGGCCCGGTGTCTCAAACGCCTGCGTTTCGGACGGCACGGCGGGCGCTTTGGGTTGATCCGGGTCTTGAGAGATCGATGTGGAAACACCGGGCGCTGATTCCGGCGCTTCGGCCTCGCTGACATCGCCAAACGCGCTTTCATCCCCGCTTGGGGGCACCGGTTGTACCGGGTCGACGCTCAAGGCAATTTCGGAGTTGGCAGATGGCGTGGCAGGCTGCGCGGGATCGGTTGAAACCGTCACGGAAGGCTCCACGCTCGGGGCTTGCAGACCTGTCGTTCGTTCCGCTGGAACAACTGGCGTCTCACCTGTCGTTGTATCAATGTCGGGCGTTGCAGTTTCCACATCAGGATCAGCCAAATCAGACGCCGCACCCGTTTCGGGCTGCGCAGCGGGCGCCATCACAGCCTCAGGAACAGCCGCCAGAGTATCGGGTTGTGGTGCCGGTATCGGTTGGCCCGTCACAGGGACAGGCTTTTCAGCATCGGGCGTTGTTTCCTGATCCTGTGACGCAATATCGGGCTCCGATAAGGGTTCTGTCTGATCGGTTGACGGCACAGCCTCATCTACTGCAGCCGTCGCCTCTTGCTCCTGCGGAACAATAGCGGCTTCAGGTGCTGCCAGCGTGACATCCGCCGTCTGCGAACGATCTGCAAATGTGGATACGACGCCCAATACACAAATACTGACCGCGCTGCCCCAAACAGCTCCTTTCAGAAAACCACGTGCCACGATGCCCTCACCTCATTCCGCCCCTGATCCGCTTTGACGTTGCGCGTTTCAGGACTGTCTATCCCGGTCATGCCCTGACCTTTTGCACGTGTTTGCGCCCCTTGACGCAGCCTTGCAAGCCTGAACATGTATGCAACACATATACCGTGCTAGAGCCTTCCTGCTCCAGCCCCGAATTCGAAGTAATGGACATGCTGCTGCTGATCGACAATTACGACAGTTTTACCTACAACCTGTTGCACTATCTGGGCAGTCTCGGGGCGGAAGTCGTCGTTCATCGTAATGACGCGCTGGATGTGCAACAAGCCATGGCCATGAACCCTGCTGGCATTTTGCTGTCCCCCGGACCTTGCGATCCGGATCAGGCAGGAATTTGCCTTGCGATTACGCAAGCAGCGGCGGAAACCCGCACGCCCTTGATGGGGGTTTGTCTGGGACATCAGACCATTGGACAGACGTTCGGCGGCAAGGTCGTTCAGGCAAAAGACATCGTGCACGGCAAAATGGGGCATATCGACCATAGTGGTAAGGGGCTGTTTGCCGGGCTGCCAACCCCCTTCGCCGCTACGCGCTATCATTCGCTGACGGTGGATCGCGCCACATTGCCCGACAGCCTTGAGATCACCGCCGATCTGGCGGACGGAACGATCATGGGACTTCAGCACCGGGAACTCCCCATCCACGGCGTACAATTCCATCCGGAATCAATCCGGTCAGAGCACGGCCATGCGCTTTTGCAAAACTTTCTGAACGAAATGAAGGTTGCGGCATGAGTGACGCGCTGAAACCGCTGATCGGGGCGGCCGCAACCGGCCCTTTGACCAAAGAACAAGCGGAAATGGCATTCGCAATCCTCTTTGAGGGCGAAGCCACGCCCAGCCAGATCGGTGGCTTGCTGATGGCGTTGCGCACGCGTGGGGAAACGGTCGACGAATATGCCGCCGCCGCGGCTGTCATGCGCGCGAAATGCCATGCCGTGCGTGCGCCCGAAGGGGCGATGGACATCGTGGGCACAGGCGGTGACGGCAAGGGCACCCTGAACATCTCCACCGCCACAGCCTTTGTCGTCGCAGGCGCAGGCGTGGTCGTGGCCAAACACGGCAATCGCAACCTGAGTTCAAAATCCGGCGCAGCAGATGCGCTGACACAGATGGGATTGAATGTCATGGTTGGCCCGGAAACCGTGGAAAGGGCTCTGGCTGAGGCCGGGATCGGCTTCATGATGGCACCGATGCATCACCCGGCGATTGCCCATGTGATGCCGACGCGGGCAGAACTGGGAACCCGCACGATTTTCAATATCTTGGGGCCTTTGACAAACCCTGCGGGGGTCAAACGACAGCTCACAGGTGCGTTTTCGCGTGACCTGATCCAGCCTATGGCCGAAACACTCGCGGCATTGGGATCCGAGAAAGCCTGGCTGGTGCATGGCTCTGATGGCACGGATGAACTGACCATCACGGGCGTTTCCTGGGTCAGTGCGCTGGATCTGGATGGATCGATTTCCAATATCGAAATCCACCCGGAAGATGCCGGTTTGCCAGTGCACCCTTTCGAGGACATCATCGGCGGGACGCCAGAGGAAAATGCACGTGACTTCAATGCATTGTTGGATGGTGAGCTTTCGGCTTATCGCGATGCGGTTTTGTTGAATGCGGCAGCTGCACTTTTGGTGGCGGATGCGGTTTCCACCCTGAGGGAAGGCGTCGAGCGCGCCGCCGCAGCCATCGACAGCGGTGCCGCGCGTGACAAGATCGCTGCTGTCGCAGAAATCACCCAAGCAGCGTGAGCGAATACAGTCTGCGATCTCTCGGCGCTTGGGCAGATCTGCCGTTTTTTGCGACCCAATGGCCCAACATAGAAGCGCAGTTAGCCACAGAAACACGTCAGGTATTGCCTCCGCCTGGCAAGGTGTTTCGTGCCTTGGAACGCGCGCAACCTTGTGACGTCAAGGTCGTTATTCTAGGTCAGGACCCCTATCCGACACCGGGACACGCGCATGGGTTGGCATTTTCTGCCGAGGCGGATGTGCGACCGCTGCCCAGATCGCTGGGAAATATTTTCAAGGAAATGCAAAGTGATCTGGGTGCAGCCCCTGTGAGTGCCAATCTGGAATTTTGGGCAGATCAAGGTGTCTTGCTGCTCAACACCATCCTGACTGTCCCGGCTGGCGAAGCCAAGGGACATGAAAAACTGGGGTGGCAAATCCTGACAGGCCAAATCCTGAACCGATTGGCAGACCACCCGCGCGCCTACCTGCTTTGGGGAGCCGACGCCCATAAGACAGCCCGAGACGTAGATGCAGAGCAAAATCTCAAGATCGAAACGTCGCATCCCTCCCCGCTCTCTGCCCGGCGCGGTTTTTTTGGATCCAGACCGTTCAGCCGGGTCAATGTGTGGTTGCAGGCGCGCGGCGCGCAGGCCATAAACTGGGCGAACGCGCCGGAGATCCCATGACCGAAACCATTCTTGAAAAAATCAAAGCCTACAAGCTGGACGAAGTTGCCGCAGATAAAATTGCAAAACCTCTGGTGGAAATTGAGGCAGAGGCACGCGAGGCACCGCCGGTAAGACCGTTTGCAGATGCTGTTCACCATGCCACGTTGGAAGGCTACGGGCTCATCGCTGAAATTAAAAAAGCAAGCCCGTCCAAGGGTCTGATCCGGCCCGATTTTGACCCGGAGTCCCTGGCCAAAGCCTATGCAGATGGAGGGGCGACCTGCCTGTCCGTCTTGACAGATACGCCCAGTTTCCAAGGCGCAAAGAACTACCTCGTTGCCGCCCGTGCGGCCTGCGATTTGCCGGTATTGCGCAAGGATTTCATGTACGACACCTATCAGGTAGCCGAGGCACGCGCCATGGGGGCGGATTGCATCTTGATCATTATGGCATCGGTGAGCGATGATCAGGCCAGCGATCTGGAAGAGGCGGCAACGGAATGGGGCATGGATGCCTTGATCGAAGTGCATGACGGCATTGAATTGCAACGCGCAAGCCATCTCAAGAGCCGCATGATCGGGATCAACAATCGCAATTTAAAGACCTTCGAGACGTCGCTTGATACCACGCGCAGGCTGTCACGTGACGTGCCTGCGGATCGGTTGATTGTTGCTGAATCCGGTCTGAGCACAGCGGAAGATCTTGCCGATATGGCGCGATATGGCGCACGCATTTTCCTGATCGGGGAAAGCCTGATGCGTCAGCAAAACGTCGAACAGGCGACGCGAGACTTACTCGCAAATCCGATGACCGCCGGAGGCATGTAAGATGACCGGGAAGCTGACGCATTTTGACAGCAAGGGCGACGCCCATATGGTCGATGTGGGCGACAAGCCGGTAACGGATCGGATCGCCGTTGCGCAATGCCACATCAGGATGAAGCCTGAAACGTTTGATATCATTACAAAAGGTCGCGCAAAAAAGGGTGACGTTCTGGGGGTCGCGCGTCTGGCCGGCATCATGGCGGCAAAACGTACATCTGACTTGATTCCGCTGTGCCATCCTTTGCCGATCACGAAGATCGGAGTCGCGTTCACCGCAGATAGGGACTTACCGGGGTTTCACATCGAGGCAACCGTCAAAACCACGGGCCAGACCGGTGTCGAAATGGAAGCGCTGACGGCAGCCTCAGTCGCCGCTTTGACGGTCTTTGACATGTCCAAGGCTGTCGATAAAACCATGCAAATCAATGAACTGCGTGTTGTTCTTAAAGATGGCGGTAAATCCGGTCGGTTTGAGGCGCAATGATCACGGTCGCGCAGGCGCTGGATCACTTGTTCGAGCTCGTGAAGCCTCTCGACATCGAAACTGTGCCGCTGCGCCGCGCGTCAGGTCGGATCCTTGCGCGCGACGGGGTGGCGGCCCGCACGCAGCCCCCCTTTCATGCGGCCTCCATGGATGGTTACGCGATGCGCCGCTCAGAGGCTGAACCGGACGCAATGCTCAAAGTCGTCGGAGAGGCCGCCGCGGGTCACAGCTATCAGGGCAAGTTGGGCCCCGGCCAATGCACGCGGATATTCACCGGCGCTCCGATGCCGCAAGAGGCTGATTTCGTTGTGATTCAGGAAGATGTCACGCGGCGCGGCGATGTGATCACCTTGAACCGTGACATGGACACAAAGGACAACGTTCGACCGGCGGGTGGTGATTTTAAGGTGGGCGACAAGATTGAGGCCCCGCGCCGGTTGGGGGCCCCGGATGTGGCGTTGCTGGCCGCCATGAATATTGCTGAGGTGCCTGTCACGCGTCGTCCCATCGTCGCCATCATGGCGACCGGAGATGAATTGGTCATGCCCGGCGAGACCCCGGGACCAGATCAGATCATCGCCTCCAATTCTTTCGGGCTGGCCGCGCAGCTGGAAGCCCTTGGCGCTGAGACCCGCATGATCCCGATCGCGCGCGATACTGTCGCATCGCTCAAGACGGCGTTTGCACTCGCCGCTTCTGCCGACCTGATTGTGACCATTGGCGGCGCATCGGTTGGAGACCATGATCTGGTCGCACCCGTGGCCGCCGACCTCGGCATGAAACAATCCTTTTACAAGGTTGCCATGCGTCCGGGTAAGCCGCTGATGGCGGGTCGTTTGAACGATGTGCCAATGATTGGCTTGCCGGGAAATCCAGTCTCGGCCTTGGTGTGCGGCCTCATTTTTGTGGCCCCTGTAGTGCGCGCAATGTTGGGCCTCCCCGCTGGTGCAGCCCCAAGAATGGTAACGCAACTCGCCGCAACCTTGCCCAAGAACGGGCCGCGAGAGCATTACATGCGTGCCAAGGTAACGCCTGATGGGTTACGCGCTTTTGACCGACAGGACAGCTCGCTTTTGACAGTTCTCGCCGATTCCAACGCGCTTTTGGTGCGCGCGCCTCATGATCCGGCCCGCGAAACCGGTGAGAGCGTGTCATACCTGCCTTTGTGAAATCCTTTAGAAAGCGTTGACACAAAACGGGAACATCACTAGAACAAACGCAAATTCAGGCGTCGGAGGGACCAAAAGATGCTCACCAAGAAGCAGTTGGATTTGCTGGAGTTCATTCAAAAGCGCATGCAGCGTGATGGTGTACCGCCCAGCTTTGATGAAATGAAGGAAGCGCTCGATCTGCGCTCCAAATCGGGAATTCATCGGCTGATCACAGCCTTGGAAGAGCGTGGATTTATCCGTCGTCTCGCCCACCGGGCTCGGGCCATAGAAATCGTGAAGCTGCCTGAAAGCCTTGGCGGTAACCCCACAAGCGGGTTCAACCCGCGCATCATTGAAGGCGACAAACCGGATGCGCCAAAACCTGCGGGTGCACAATCTGTCACCAGCGCCTTTGCTATCGAACTGCCGTTGATGGGGCGGATTGCCGCGGGTGTTCCGATTGAGGCGATTAATCAACAATCCCACAACGTCGCGGTGCCAAGTCAGATGTTGTCGGGATCAGGAGAACATTACGCCCTGGAAGTGCGCGGAGATTCCATGATCGAAGCCGGTATCAATGACGGCGACGTGGTGGTGATCAAGGAAACCAGCGTAGCCGACAACGGCGACATCGTCGTGGCCCTCGTCGAAGATCATGAGGCCACGCTGAAACGCTATATGCGCAAGGGTCAGAGCATCGCGCTGGAGGCCGCAAACCCAGCTTATGAAACCCGCATCTTCAAGGACGATCAGGTCAAGGTACAAGGTAAGCTGGTGGGACTTATCCGCACTTATTGACGCGGAAAACCGCGTGCGTGCCACGGCGTCCAGAGCCGGTCACCCGTTACATCGCGGACAGATGTCAGACGGATTCCGTTTTTTCCAGTGGTGATGGCGACAGCCCCCATGTTCTTCAGGCGCGCCGGGTCAAACAGCATGCATCCCGATGCTGTTTTGGGTAGGTTCAGGTTTGCGACAATGATCTGGCCTTCTGAGCACCCCTCAAACCCCGCTACCGCTTTTTTACCGGCCAGATGCATGACGCTAATGCCCCCGGGCAACGCCGCGATGCGCGTGTCTGGCCACCGCTCGGATGCCGTGAATTGATCGGTCATCTCGCCATCGTTTTCCAGCCAGTTCTGCGCAACAAATCCTGCCCCTTTCGCTTTGCTCAGGGCGCGTCCCTCCCCAGTCATGATGCCAACCAGCGTGCCATTTTCGGCAATCAATCCGATGGGGCGATCCGAAGTCACCCAGAGCCAGAACGCCGCCAAAACCGGTATCACGCCCATCAACCGCGTGCGCCCTTGCCACAGGCACAGCCACAAAAACCCCAATGCGATCATCGGTAAAACCGCAACCCCCGGTCCATGTACA
This genomic interval from Paracoccaceae bacterium contains the following:
- a CDS encoding divergent polysaccharide deacetylase family protein, with the translated sequence MARGFLKGAVWGSAVSICVLGVVSTFADRSQTADVTLAAPEAAIVPQEQEATAAVDEAVPSTDQTEPLSEPDIASQDQETTPDAEKPVPVTGQPIPAPQPDTLAAVPEAVMAPAAQPETGAASDLADPDVETATPDIDTTTGETPVVPAERTTGLQAPSVEPSVTVSTDPAQPATPSANSEIALSVDPVQPVPPSGDESAFGDVSEAEAPESAPGVSTSISQDPDQPKAPAVPSETQAFETPGPEAETAQAQQSQPSMSPVTSPDSPVSEEITVSPVIGTAPVPQIGSGPFDAEPAPQPQSDPLPEDQMLALKGSEGTVGNLAPEVEVNRLPTLAGDADGDATGEISEAGQTNEGAARALRPVEKFAAAFDNTGDKPVMAIVLMDEGVNLSRDTIGLPALRSFPYPISFAVDTNLPDAQDRMAAYRAEGFEVLALIDLPSGATARDAEVTLAAALEMVPEAVGVLEGVGEGLQGTRDAAEQVTEILAQTGHGFVTQNQGLNTVQKLAAKSGVPSAVVFRDFDSAEQTPTVIRRFLDQAAFKAGREGGVIMLGRLREDTISALLIWGLQDRAKTVALVPVSAALQSQ
- a CDS encoding aminodeoxychorismate/anthranilate synthase component II is translated as MLLLIDNYDSFTYNLLHYLGSLGAEVVVHRNDALDVQQAMAMNPAGILLSPGPCDPDQAGICLAITQAAAETRTPLMGVCLGHQTIGQTFGGKVVQAKDIVHGKMGHIDHSGKGLFAGLPTPFAATRYHSLTVDRATLPDSLEITADLADGTIMGLQHRELPIHGVQFHPESIRSEHGHALLQNFLNEMKVAA
- a CDS encoding uracil-DNA glycosylase → MSEYSLRSLGAWADLPFFATQWPNIEAQLATETRQVLPPPGKVFRALERAQPCDVKVVILGQDPYPTPGHAHGLAFSAEADVRPLPRSLGNIFKEMQSDLGAAPVSANLEFWADQGVLLLNTILTVPAGEAKGHEKLGWQILTGQILNRLADHPRAYLLWGADAHKTARDVDAEQNLKIETSHPSPLSARRGFFGSRPFSRVNVWLQARGAQAINWANAPEIP
- the trpE gene encoding anthranilate synthase component I, which encodes MALIPEFKAFETAYAAGRNQIVYTRLAADLDTPVSLMLKLTGAKKDAFVLESVTGGEVRGRYSIIGMKPDLIWRCHGTQSEINRAARYDAEAFTPQDGNPLDGLRTLLSESKIDLPDDLPQAAAGLFGYLGYDMVRLVEHLPDINPDPLGLPDAVMMRPSVVAVLDGVKGEVTVVSPAWVSDGQSARAAYAQAAERVMDAVRDLERAMPVATRDLGEADTPGDPISNFTHDGYKSAVEKARDYIRAGDIFQVVPAQRWTQDFKQDPFALYRSLRRTNPSPFMFYFNFGGFQVIGASPEILVRVFGKEVTIRPIAGTRPRGATPEEDNALEADLLADQKELAEHLMLLDLGRNDVGRVAKIGTVRPTEEFIVERYSHVMHIVSNVVGELHDDKDALDAFFAGMPAGTVSGAPKVRAMEIIDELEPEKRGVYGGGVGYFSAGGDMDMCIALRTAVVQDQKLYIQAGGGVVYDSDPEAEFQETVHKSNAIRRAAADAARFSGEGNT
- the trpD gene encoding anthranilate phosphoribosyltransferase — protein: MSDALKPLIGAAATGPLTKEQAEMAFAILFEGEATPSQIGGLLMALRTRGETVDEYAAAAAVMRAKCHAVRAPEGAMDIVGTGGDGKGTLNISTATAFVVAGAGVVVAKHGNRNLSSKSGAADALTQMGLNVMVGPETVERALAEAGIGFMMAPMHHPAIAHVMPTRAELGTRTIFNILGPLTNPAGVKRQLTGAFSRDLIQPMAETLAALGSEKAWLVHGSDGTDELTITGVSWVSALDLDGSISNIEIHPEDAGLPVHPFEDIIGGTPEENARDFNALLDGELSAYRDAVLLNAAAALLVADAVSTLREGVERAAAAIDSGAARDKIAAVAEITQAA
- a CDS encoding succinylglutamate desuccinylase/aspartoacylase family protein, which encodes MPNAPFEIAGKRIARGSSETVHLPVSTMPDHTPVNLSVQVHHGKRIGPTLFVSAAVHGDEVIGVEIVRRLLRAPQLRSLRGTLLVVPVVNSFGFLNRSRYLPDRRDLNRCFPGHPSGSLGSRLAHIFLNEVVLRCDVGIDLHSAAIHRTNLPQIRVSPRDEATQKMAAAFGAPVVLTSPLREGSLRAEAAERGTPVLLYEAGEGLRFDEMAVRAGVMGILRVMRGLGMVAAKGVARAKVEPYYCKSSTWLRAPAGGLLRTFRAEGETVETGDVLATVSDPFGGKETDLLAPSPGILIGRAILPVVNEGDAVFHLAALNPRVSEDTVEDLATQLETDPLFDEDEII
- a CDS encoding SurA N-terminal domain-containing protein; amino-acid sequence: MAKGSSSISKTAVWILMGLLILGLGGFGATSLSGNIRTIGTVGDMPVSVDSYARQLQQEMQAVQQQTGQPLPFAQAQQIGLDRAVLQRVIATRALDHEAAQMGLSIGDATLRDRILEISAFRGVDGTFDRDGYRFALEQNGVTEAQFETQLREEVSRTLIQGAILNGVVMPDAYVETLVNFVGEQRSFTWTRLGEADLATPIPVADDVTLRTHYDANIDAFMLPETKQITYAILSPDSLIDEVEIAEAELREAYDQRSAEFDQPERRLVERLAYLDETGANDAKAALEVGNSFEGLVEARGLTLADIDLGDVTEAELADAGAEVFAAEVGAIVGPLPSSLGPALYRVNAVLPAQFVPFEDAQSILRPELAADRARRLVEAQAENLDDLLAGGATLEELATDSDMILGSIDWTLESTDGIAAYEAFRRAANAVTVEDFPEIEQVEDGGLFALRLDAVLPPRPAPFEQARADVLTHWQAGEIEASLTAQIETQLPQLREGAEFATLGLDAVREENLLRSSFVGGTPTGFMSDVFDMDVGDVAVMQDDAAIVIVRLDEIAAPEENEDTATLRMQLEQQAGQALAQDVYEIFSNDVTLRANPQINPQALQAVHVNFP